One stretch of Punica granatum isolate Tunisia-2019 chromosome 5, ASM765513v2, whole genome shotgun sequence DNA includes these proteins:
- the LOC116209171 gene encoding translationally-controlled tumor protein homolog produces MLVYQDLLSGDELLSDSFPYKELYNGVLWEVEGKWVVKGALDVDIGANPSAEGGEDEGVDDQAQKVVDIVDTFRLQEQPAFDKKQFVSHIKKYIKLLTPKLEGEKAEEFKKNIEPATKFLLSKLSDFQFFVGESMADDSAVVLAYYKDGAADPTFIYFAHGLKEVKC; encoded by the exons ATGTTGGTCTACCAGGACCTCCTCAGCG GTGATGAGCTTCTCTCGGACTCGTTTCCGTACAAGGAGCTCTACAACGGTGTCCTCTGGGAAGTTGAAGGGAAG TGGGTCGTTAAGGGTGCATTGGACGTAGACATTGGTGCCAATCCATCTGCTGAGGGTGGGGAGGATGAGGGTGTTGATGATCAGGCTCAGAAGGTTGTTGACATCGTCGACACATTCAGACTCCAG GAGCAACCTGCTTTCGACAAGAAGCAGTTTGTCAGCCACATCAAGAAGTACATCAAGCTTTTGACACCCAAGCTGGAGGGAGAGAAGGCGGAAGAGTTCAAGAAGAACATCGAGCCAGCCACCAAGTTCTTGCTCTCGAAGCTCAGTGACTTCCAATT CTTTGTTGGTGAGAGCATGGCCGATGACAGTGCTGTAGTGCTTGCATACTACAAGGATGGAGCCGCCGACCCCACCTTCATATACTTTGCACATGGCTTGAAGGAAGTCAAGTGCTAA
- the LOC116207289 gene encoding universal stress protein PHOS32-like: protein MESSSNGISTMAEKPVIVVAVDESSHSFYALEWTLDRFFVPFAPVQHYSLVIVHARPSASTILGIAGNSVADVTRVVDAELSRIADWVVEKGKELCSRESVNNVMVDVMEGDARSVICEAADKHHATILVVGSHGYGPMKRAVLGSVSDFCAHHAHCSVLIVKKPKPKH from the exons ATGGAGAGTAGCAGTAATGGGATCAGTACAATGGCAGAGAAGCCGGTCATAGTGGTTGCAGTAGACGAGAGCAGCCACAGCTTCTACGCCTTGGAGTGGACGCTCGATCGCTTCTTCGTACCTTTTGCCCCTGTCCAGCATTACAGTCTCGTCATTGTCCATGCGAGGCCTTCTGCTTCCACCATTCTCGGAATAGCCGGAAACT CTGTCGCGGATGTAACAAGGGTCGTGGATGCCGAGCTAAGTAGGATTGCTGACTGGGTCGTCGAGAAGGGCAAGGAGCTCTGCAGCCGCGAATCA GTGAACAATGTGATGGTGGATGTAATGGAAGGGGATGCTCGGAGCGTCATCTGCGAGGCAGCCGATAAGCACCACGCCACCATCTTGGTGGTGGGCAGCCATGGCTATGGCCCTATGAAGAG GGCGGTGTTGGGCAGCGTAAGCGACTTCTGCGCTCATCATGCGCACTGCTCTGTGCTGATCGTCAAGAAGCCTAAACCCAAGCACTGA